The segment CAGAAGCAATCGCGCTTGCCGGCATTACGGAAACTCCGCTGGTGGCGGTACTTGCCCAACGCGCTGGTCCAGCGACCGGACTGCCAACTTGGACCGAGCAAGGCGATTTGCATTTTGCTTTACACGCTGGGCCCGGAGAATTCCCCAGGATTTTATTGGCGCCAGGTGATCCAAAAGAAGCTTTTGAGCTCACTATTTTGGCGCATCACATTGCCGAAGTTTTTCAAGTACCAGTTATTTTATTGTCAGATAAATACGTGTCGGAAAATCCTAAGAGTGTGCCGGAATTTGATCAATCTAGGGTCAAAATTGATCACGGTAAATTTTTAGATGCAAAAACCGTGGCTCAAGTAAAGGATTATAAGAGGTATGAGTTGACCAAAGACGGAGTCTCTGCGCGCGTGGCGCCAGGCACCCCGGGGGCAGTACATTTGGCTAATTCAGACGAACACGATGAGCACGGTTTTAGCATTGAAGGTTGGCAGCCGGAAATTAGAAAGAAGATGGTAGATAAGCGTTATGCCAAAGTGCCGGCAATCACAAAATTGATGCCTAAGCCAAAATTGTACGGCGTAAAATCGGCTGATGTGACGCTTGTTGGTTGGGGATCAACGAAAGGACCGGTGCTAGAAGCGATGAAAGAAATTCCAGCTAACAAAGTTAATTTTATTCATTTTACCGGCTTAAATCCACTCGATAAGGCATCAGTCGAAAAGATATTACAAGGCCGCAAAAAGATTGTTACGATTGAAAACAATCATGATGGACAATTAGCGCAGTTGCTGGGCCAAGAAATTCAATTTAAACCTGACAATCAGTTACTGACATATTCCGGCCGACAATTTTATCCAGAAGAAATTATTGACGCAGTGAAGAAATTGTAATTTTAATAATCTCCCCCTTAAGGTAAGGGGGAGCGAGCGGGGGTTATGAATTAGATATTATATATGAATTTATTAACCTAACCCCTCCTCACCTCCCCTTACACTAAGGGGAGGAATAGAAAGAAAACTATGGCTGAGCGTAAAGATTTCATGAATCAAAATTTGCCGACATGGTGCCCAGGCTGCGGTAATTTTGGTCTATGGCAGGGGTTTATCAAGGCAGTTTCTGAGTTGGGCAAAGAGCCGCATGAAGTATGCATGGTATTTGATATCGGTTGTGGCGGAAATGGCGCGAATTGGAATCATACGTACGCTTTTCATAGTTTGCATGGGCGCACTTTGCCGGTGGCAAACGCGATTAAAATGACGAACCACAAATTAACGGTTATTGCCGATGCCGGTGATGGCGGGGGATACGGCGAAGGCGGAAATCACTTTTTGCATGCCTGCCGGATGAATTCCGATATTACGTATTTGGTTCACGATAACCAAGTATATGGGTTAACGACCGGTCAGGTCACGCCAACTTCTGAAAAAGGCATGAAAGGCAAATCCACGCCCCAAGGGTTGATTGAAACGCCGTTGAATCCTTTACAAACTGCGATTGTCGCTGGCGCGACTTTTGTCGCCCGGACCTACACTGGTAATATAGCGCACGAAGTAGAAATTATGAAAGCGGCGATGTCACATAAAGGTTTTGCCGTAGTTGATATTTTTCAACCGTGTGTGACTTACAATAAAATTAATACAAATCAGTTTTTTCAGCAACGTACATATGAATTAGGCGACGATTGGGATCCAAGCGATAAAAATAAAGCCCTCATCAAAGCCGGAGAAGTTGGAGAGAAAATTCCGCTCGGTATATTTTTCAGAGAAGAGCGGCAAACGTACGAAGAGTCATTATCACAAATCCAAAAGAAAACGTTACTGGAGCAAAAAGACGATATTCCAAATATTTCTCAATTTTACCAAGTTTTCAAATAAAGATAACGCTTCCCCGGCAAGCCGGCGAAGCGTTGGGGAACTTTTACGTCTTGGGCTGGCCTGGTCATGATAACTACTATGAAAGTTTTCTCCTCGGTGAAGAAGACCTCATGATCCGTGACCACATGGCCGGGCAGGGTCATAGACACTGCACTCTCGCGTACGCTTTGCCATATGATTTCTTTGGTGACATCACGATGTTGCCGCCAAAGATAATCATAGTATTCCAAAGTGTAGGAGTCGTTAAATTCAATCTGCACACCCACACCCCACGCAAAGCGTTTATATTTGAGGGTTGCTGACGGAAAAGCCATTTGAGCAGTTAGGAGAACTAGCAATAATCGACGCATCCTTTCCTCCTTTCTCTGACCTGCCCGCGTTGCTTTAGTTAATACTATGGGATTAACAATGAAGTAGTCAAGAATGTTGAAAATAATGTTTATTTAGGTTAAAGTATGGTCTATGGAAAATGAACATCAAAGTGCCTTAGAAGTTGAGCAAAACAACTCCAGTGTGGCCATGATTGATATGGTGCTCAATTTGAAAGCAGGTGATTACGCTAGTTTTGTAGGCGAGGGCAGCGGCCAGAATCTATATAAGTTTTTTGGACAAACAACCCACGCCGAAGCCAAAAGTTTAATTTTAGAAGCATTGGCCGATAAGGTGGTTTTGCAGTATCTAAACGGTTTAAGTTTTGATGTAGATGTTGCGGTTAATCGCATCGTTTCTTTTATTGAATTTTTAGAAATGCAAATAGAAATTTATGCTCGTCGTCAAGAAACTCCAAGTTTAGACCCTGACGAAATTGTCAAGAATTGGGCAAAAAAATATGGCGAGAATGCCAGGGCTGATTTAAG is part of the Candidatus Buchananbacteria bacterium CG10_big_fil_rev_8_21_14_0_10_42_9 genome and harbors:
- a CDS encoding 2-oxoacid ferredoxin oxidoreductase (catalyzes the coenzyme A-dependent decarboxylation of 2-oxoacids, such as pyruvate and 2-oxoglutarate), giving the protein MAERKDFMNQNLPTWCPGCGNFGLWQGFIKAVSELGKEPHEVCMVFDIGCGGNGANWNHTYAFHSLHGRTLPVANAIKMTNHKLTVIADAGDGGGYGEGGNHFLHACRMNSDITYLVHDNQVYGLTTGQVTPTSEKGMKGKSTPQGLIETPLNPLQTAIVAGATFVARTYTGNIAHEVEIMKAAMSHKGFAVVDIFQPCVTYNKINTNQFFQQRTYELGDDWDPSDKNKALIKAGEVGEKIPLGIFFREERQTYEESLSQIQKKTLLEQKDDIPNISQFYQVFK
- a CDS encoding 2-oxoacid:acceptor oxidoreductase subunit alpha, which produces MVSYGVMKNSVFTIKFGGEAGQGQGVSGATFSKVAQRSGYHAFVYTELPSLIRGGHVTTQVTVSEEEIHAAHKEVNVLVALNREVIDWHLDELTDNAVILFDSSRGDIKDMSFLKGKKVTLHQLPLSELVQQVGSKPITANVVMTAAIFALVGFKLEPLNDLIKETFTRKGEEIVQDNYQAAKFGYAYGLKEFDVKNFPYKLKSGRPVKGKILVDGNQGIALGAMAAGCKFYAGYPMTPSSSILHNLAGWAEKSGMIVKHAEDEIAVVHMAIGASFAGVRSMTSTSGGGFALMSEAIALAGITETPLVAVLAQRAGPATGLPTWTEQGDLHFALHAGPGEFPRILLAPGDPKEAFELTILAHHIAEVFQVPVILLSDKYVSENPKSVPEFDQSRVKIDHGKFLDAKTVAQVKDYKRYELTKDGVSARVAPGTPGAVHLANSDEHDEHGFSIEGWQPEIRKKMVDKRYAKVPAITKLMPKPKLYGVKSADVTLVGWGSTKGPVLEAMKEIPANKVNFIHFTGLNPLDKASVEKILQGRKKIVTIENNHDGQLAQLLGQEIQFKPDNQLLTYSGRQFYPEEIIDAVKKL